A window of the Methyloprofundus sp. genome harbors these coding sequences:
- a CDS encoding oxaloacetate decarboxylase, alpha subunit — protein MAQTNKPLGITELVLRDAHQSILATRLRIEDMLPICEKLDQIGYWSLETWGGATFDSCIRYLGEDPWERLRLLKAAMPNTRQQMLFRGQNILGYRHYADDVVDKFVERAAINGIDVFRVFDAMNDMRNIEHAIKAVLTTDAHAQGTIAYTISPVHTMDTWVALGKQVEDMGAHSLCIKDMSGLLTPYVSYELVSKLKAALDIPIHMQCHATTGFSVGATIKAIDAGIDNVDTAISSLSMTYGHSATETIVASLEGHERDTGLDLAKLEEVAAYFRGVRAKYAQFEGSLKGVDGRIILAQVPGGMLTNMESQLKEQGAADKFDEVLKEIPRVREDLGFLPLVTPTSQIVGTQSVLNVITGERYKTISKETAGVLKGLYGHTPAPVNAELQARVLDGEEPITCRPADLIEPEMDALIAEVEEKAKAEGVTLSEHVEEDALINGLFVQIGWKFLANRGNPDAFEPAPDPEAFAAANAAKDTKVESYTVNVNGQNFNVAVGPGGENLSIAASAPAGDAPAAVASSGAGVESPLAGNIFKILVSPGSAVAEGDVVLIMEAMKMETEVRSKIAGTVSAVNVREGDAVTVGDILVSL, from the coding sequence ATGGCACAAACAAATAAGCCTTTAGGCATAACTGAGCTCGTCTTAAGAGATGCGCATCAATCCATTTTAGCAACTCGCTTACGTATTGAAGATATGTTGCCGATTTGTGAGAAATTAGATCAAATTGGTTATTGGTCTCTAGAAACTTGGGGTGGTGCAACCTTCGATTCTTGTATTCGCTATTTGGGTGAAGACCCGTGGGAACGTTTACGCTTGTTAAAAGCAGCAATGCCTAATACTCGCCAACAAATGTTATTTCGTGGGCAGAATATTCTTGGTTATAGACATTATGCTGATGATGTTGTTGATAAATTTGTAGAACGTGCTGCGATAAATGGCATCGATGTCTTCCGTGTTTTTGATGCTATGAATGATATGCGTAATATCGAGCATGCCATTAAAGCAGTATTAACCACAGACGCACATGCACAAGGCACCATTGCTTATACTATTAGCCCAGTACATACCATGGATACATGGGTAGCATTAGGTAAGCAAGTTGAAGATATGGGGGCGCATTCGCTTTGTATCAAAGATATGTCGGGTCTATTAACGCCTTATGTTTCTTATGAGTTAGTGTCTAAACTGAAAGCGGCTTTGGATATTCCTATTCATATGCAGTGTCATGCAACCACTGGCTTCAGTGTTGGCGCAACCATTAAAGCAATTGATGCCGGTATTGATAATGTCGATACGGCTATTTCTTCGTTAAGTATGACTTATGGGCATAGTGCAACAGAAACAATTGTTGCGAGTTTAGAAGGGCACGAGCGTGATACTGGCTTAGATTTAGCAAAACTTGAAGAAGTTGCTGCTTATTTTCGTGGCGTACGTGCTAAGTATGCACAATTTGAAGGCAGCTTGAAAGGCGTTGATGGTCGTATCATCTTGGCACAAGTACCTGGCGGTATGTTGACCAATATGGAAAGCCAGTTAAAAGAGCAAGGTGCAGCGGATAAATTTGACGAAGTATTAAAAGAAATTCCACGGGTACGTGAAGACTTAGGTTTTCTACCGTTAGTGACACCTACGTCACAAATTGTTGGTACTCAATCAGTTTTGAATGTCATTACTGGTGAACGTTATAAAACGATCAGTAAAGAAACAGCAGGTGTATTAAAAGGTTTGTATGGGCATACACCAGCACCTGTTAATGCAGAATTACAGGCACGTGTTTTGGATGGTGAAGAGCCTATTACTTGCCGCCCAGCTGATTTAATTGAGCCAGAAATGGATGCTTTGATTGCTGAAGTTGAAGAGAAAGCGAAAGCAGAAGGGGTTACGTTATCAGAGCACGTTGAAGAAGATGCGTTGATTAATGGCTTGTTTGTGCAGATTGGTTGGAAATTCTTAGCTAATCGTGGCAACCCTGATGCATTTGAACCAGCACCAGATCCGGAAGCTTTTGCTGCAGCGAATGCCGCTAAAGATACAAAAGTAGAAAGCTACACTGTCAATGTTAATGGTCAAAATTTTAATGTTGCCGTTGGCCCAGGTGGTGAAAATCTATCTATTGCGGCTTCTGCTCCAGCAGGTGATGCACCTGCCGCTGTTGCAAGTAGTGGTGCAGGTGTTGAATCACCATTAGCTGGAAATATTTTTAAAATTTTGGTTAGCCCGGGTAGTGCCGTTGCTGAAGGTGATGTAGTACTGATCATGGAAGCAATGAAAATGGAAACGGAAGTTCGCTCTAAAATTGCAGGTACTGTTAGTGCAGTCAATGTTAGAGAAGGGGATGCGGTTACAGTTGGGGATATTTTAGTTTCCCTATAG
- a CDS encoding electron transport complex protein RnfB — protein sequence MIALGATLAVILAIANKKLFVYEDPRIAEVDDMLPQAQCGACGTPGCRPFAEALIEGTKSPAECTVNTPEGNADIALYLGVGMGDHDKVVARLACAGGTHVAYTRAKYEGLKSCQAASVVSGGGKGCSWGCLGLADCADVCDFDAIYMNQHGLPIVIEDKCTACNDCVVVCPKDLFSLMPVSQKLYVACKSLDEGDTAEQECEVACTACEKCVVDAPQGLISIKDNLAVIDYQQYTDFEVDRTPIERCPTGAIVWLDNKLGSTYASKGKEGAKPHREQALPLG from the coding sequence ATGATTGCTCTTGGAGCAACTCTCGCAGTCATATTAGCCATTGCCAATAAAAAATTATTTGTCTACGAAGACCCGCGCATTGCTGAAGTAGATGATATGTTGCCACAAGCACAATGCGGTGCATGCGGTACGCCCGGCTGCAGACCTTTTGCAGAAGCCTTAATTGAGGGCACTAAAAGCCCAGCAGAATGTACCGTTAATACCCCTGAAGGTAATGCAGATATTGCTTTGTACCTTGGAGTTGGCATGGGCGACCACGATAAAGTCGTCGCTCGGCTTGCTTGTGCAGGCGGCACGCATGTGGCTTATACTCGCGCAAAATACGAAGGCTTAAAATCCTGCCAAGCTGCCTCGGTCGTCTCTGGTGGCGGTAAAGGCTGTAGTTGGGGCTGTTTAGGTTTGGCGGATTGTGCCGATGTCTGCGATTTTGACGCTATTTACATGAATCAACATGGCTTGCCAATTGTTATCGAAGATAAGTGCACAGCTTGCAATGACTGCGTGGTCGTCTGCCCTAAAGACTTATTTTCATTAATGCCCGTCAGCCAAAAACTATACGTTGCTTGCAAAAGTTTAGATGAAGGTGATACGGCCGAACAAGAATGCGAAGTGGCTTGTACTGCTTGTGAAAAGTGCGTGGTCGATGCTCCGCAAGGTCTTATTAGCATAAAAGATAATTTAGCCGTTATCGACTACCAACAATATACAGATTTTGAGGTTGACCGCACGCCTATTGAACGCTGCCCAACTGGTGCCATCGTTTGGCTAGACAACAAATTAGGCTCAACTTATGCCAGCAAAGGCAAAGAAGGTGCAAAGCCACATCGTGAACAAGCCTTGCCTTTGGGCTAA
- a CDS encoding O-antigen biosynthesis protein WbqP, translated as MKRFFDLALVLVAAILFIIPLCITALLVKLTSPGAVLYWSDRVGKNNHLFSMPKFRSMKIDTPEVATHLLTNPKSMLTPVGDFIRKSSLDELPQLWSILKGDMSFVGPRPALFNQDDLVSLRTEYGVHKLLPGLTGWAQINGRDELPIPQKVQLDTEYLQMQSLSKDIYILWLTLFRVLKRHGVTH; from the coding sequence ATGAAAAGGTTTTTTGATCTGGCATTAGTGTTGGTTGCGGCAATACTTTTTATTATTCCTTTATGCATCACTGCATTACTGGTAAAACTTACTTCACCAGGGGCCGTTTTATATTGGTCTGATCGGGTTGGTAAAAATAACCATTTATTTAGCATGCCTAAATTTAGAAGTATGAAAATTGATACGCCTGAAGTGGCGACGCACTTACTGACCAACCCTAAAAGTATGCTAACGCCAGTTGGTGATTTTATCCGCAAGAGCAGTTTGGATGAATTGCCGCAATTATGGAGTATCTTAAAAGGTGATATGAGTTTTGTGGGGCCGCGCCCTGCATTGTTCAATCAAGATGATTTGGTAAGTTTACGTACCGAATATGGCGTACATAAATTACTTCCTGGCTTGACTGGTTGGGCGCAAATTAATGGCCGTGATGAGTTGCCTATTCCACAAAAAGTTCAATTAGATACTGAATACCTGCAAATGCAGTCACTGAGTAAGGATATATATATTTTGTGGCTAACGCTGTTTAGAGTTCTCAAGCGACATGGTGTGACGCACTGA
- a CDS encoding carboxybiotin decarboxylase, translating to MENLTRLWESTGIYNFEGAQLVMMGVGFLLLFLAIKKGFEPLLLVPIGFGAILSNIPVAGIADPGGLLYYLYAGIKTGIFPLLIFMGVGAMTDFGPMLANPKTLLLGAAAQFGIFTTLLGALALNMIPGMEFSMSDAAAIAIIGGADGPTAIYVASKLAPDLLGAIAVAAYSYMALVPLIQPPIMRALTTEEERSIEMIQLRHVSNTEKIVFPLMLLVLCTLLLPSAAPLVGMFCLGNLMNVCGVVERLSKTSQNELINIVTIFLGLAVGSKMSADKFLQATTLGILALGAIAFCIGTASGVLMAKVMNKFSETPINPLIGAAGVSAVPMAARVANKVGLESNPHNFLLMHAMGPNVAGVIGSAVAAGVLLSLVH from the coding sequence ATGGAAAATCTCACTCGCCTTTGGGAAAGTACCGGAATTTATAATTTCGAAGGAGCACAACTCGTTATGATGGGTGTGGGCTTCTTATTACTTTTTCTAGCCATTAAAAAAGGTTTTGAGCCTTTATTATTAGTACCGATTGGTTTTGGAGCTATTTTAAGTAATATTCCAGTTGCAGGTATTGCAGACCCAGGTGGTCTTTTGTATTACCTTTATGCAGGTATTAAAACTGGGATATTTCCCTTATTAATTTTTATGGGTGTGGGCGCAATGACTGATTTCGGTCCTATGCTTGCTAACCCTAAAACCTTACTATTAGGTGCTGCGGCTCAGTTTGGTATTTTTACCACGCTATTAGGTGCATTGGCATTGAATATGATTCCAGGTATGGAGTTCTCTATGTCTGATGCCGCTGCGATTGCGATTATCGGTGGAGCCGATGGGCCGACGGCAATTTATGTGGCCTCTAAACTCGCTCCCGATTTATTAGGTGCGATTGCGGTAGCCGCTTATTCTTATATGGCATTAGTACCGCTCATTCAGCCGCCTATTATGCGTGCGCTGACAACTGAAGAAGAACGTAGTATTGAAATGATACAATTGCGTCATGTCAGTAATACTGAAAAAATTGTTTTTCCTTTGATGTTGTTAGTATTATGTACATTATTATTGCCTTCTGCAGCTCCACTAGTGGGTATGTTCTGCCTAGGTAACTTAATGAATGTTTGTGGTGTGGTAGAGCGTTTAAGCAAAACGTCACAAAACGAATTAATTAATATCGTGACTATTTTCTTAGGACTTGCGGTAGGATCTAAAATGAGTGCTGATAAGTTCTTACAAGCAACTACTTTAGGTATTTTAGCGTTAGGTGCGATTGCATTCTGTATTGGTACTGCTTCAGGCGTGTTAATGGCTAAGGTCATGAATAAATTTAGTGAAACACCGATTAACCCATTAATTGGTGCAGCAGGTGTTTCTGCCGTACCGATGGCTGCTCGGGTAGCTAATAAAGTTGGATTGGAAAGTAACCCACATAACTTCTTATTAATGCATGCCATGGGACCGAATGTGGCCGGGGTGATTGGCTCGGCGGTAGCCGCCGGGGTCTTGTTAAGTCTGGTGCATTAG
- a CDS encoding pyruvate-ferredoxin/flavodoxin oxidoreductase, whose translation MAIFGKKKQDKEFKYPGIRMAMDGNTAVVMCEREASDAAGAFPITPSTDMGERWAEEKSKGHINISDRPLIFVEPEGEHAAAAITAGMSMTGLRATNFSSSQGIAYMHESLYAAVGKRLPYVLNIACRAMTKATLNVHCGHDDYHCMDDTGFIQIFAKDNQEVADLNIITRKIAELSLNPAAVAQDGFLTSHLIADLQLPERELIEDFLGLPDDIINCPTPAQRILYGANRRRIPAVWDVDKPMMSGVVQNQDAYMQSVAGQRPYFFDHVESFTDECMDEWHELTGRRYHRIGQYRCDDADYLIIAQGSVIHTAEATADYLRQTRNIKVGVINMTVFRPFPGDLISAVAKGRKGITVMERTDQPLSEDLPLISEIRNAMAKAFENGHSKEIPFPEYASYNKVTDTSPLYSACFGLGSRDLQPEGIIAAIENMLPEGKHKKFFYLGIDFVRSNAFSPKQELQQQAVVDAYPAIRDLALKGSENPNLMPENALTVRMHSVGGWGAITTGKNLAMTLFDLLDYNIKANPKYGSEKKGQPTTYYLSASPEPIRVACEYENVDVVIAPDPNVFTHSNPLAGLNKNGVFIIQSDLETHEEVWRTFPKASQQYIVDKNIRVAYLDGFKIAREETSHPDLQFRMQGITFQGAFFESTDLAENAGKTKDEILDAIHDTIKAKFGSKGKQVVADNFRTVKRGFSETKHLPVEEMTVGDVAPWAQKVEHTAPLMLLQKPANDDPVSDIHRFFEQTGSNYINGRGNDNLADPFMALSIIPAASGIYRDMTQIRFEHPVWVPENCTACGDCYTVCPDSAIPGLINSVNEVFETNIKRIEKTGKTVKHLRRAIRNVEKKYHTLTADKSEGTVLDPIFNKSIGETIKEYPEEQQAEVRQEFDWFKEAMGDFKFAITKPYHDAVNKRTPKNGGLFSITINPMTCKGCMECVDVCPDEALEPAKQTEASVQTLRNDWEYWNDLPTSNPKYKRIDDLDEKIGALTTMLLDKRTYSSMNCGDGACLGCGEKTIIHLFTGTVTSLMQPRVKKQVTKIEQLITGMEKHIRLKLSEKLDISDIEAIEAAIDANKNVDLTLTKLSSALSEGKATNPIDSKWLKWASQIVAKLKHLKWQYQQGPTGNGRVEMGITNSTGCTSVWGSTFPFNPYPFPWANNLFQDAPSLAMGVFEGHMVKMSEGFKAVRMAELEIANKYDKEAQDHFFKYFDWHQFSEEEYLLCPPVVTVGGDGAMYDIGFQNLSRSIMSGMPLKILILDTQVYSNTGGQACTSGFIGQVSDMAPYGKEWKGKTERRKEMSLISMAHRTTYTLQSSIAHPNHLIEGYIDGLNYRGPAIFNIYAVCQPEHGVADDATDMQSKLAVESRAYPLMTYDPREDDTWEKSMSIKGNPDVNKDWTTYTLKFVDEYGIEDTMSVPLTFADWAMTEGRFQKHFKFVPPSQWNDDMVPLHEFIDLGHDEMAEHIAYIHAVHPDTNTLIRVVIDPEIVHSTIERRNFWRTLKGLAGADKTVVDVAAIAAQAKAEVAASIAGNLMSLAGGDDAEALAKALTAAPAANVPQVPVPATVTAATATPTTASPAPAAGGHEPVWIETPDCTTCDECVEIAPAMFKYNEEKKAIVIDPTAGTFEDIVKSAEKCTAVIIHPGTPWNPNEKNLEKLIKRAEKFQ comes from the coding sequence ATGGCTATTTTTGGCAAGAAAAAACAAGATAAAGAATTTAAATACCCAGGCATACGCATGGCTATGGATGGCAATACCGCAGTGGTTATGTGTGAACGCGAAGCCAGTGATGCTGCTGGCGCATTCCCGATTACGCCATCAACCGACATGGGCGAGCGCTGGGCAGAAGAGAAAAGTAAAGGCCATATCAATATCTCAGACCGGCCGCTGATTTTTGTTGAGCCTGAAGGCGAACATGCTGCAGCAGCTATTACCGCGGGCATGTCGATGACAGGTTTACGCGCAACCAATTTTAGTTCATCGCAAGGCATTGCCTATATGCATGAATCACTTTATGCCGCAGTAGGCAAGCGCTTGCCTTATGTCCTAAATATTGCTTGTCGCGCTATGACTAAAGCAACATTAAACGTGCATTGTGGACATGATGATTATCATTGCATGGATGACACCGGTTTTATTCAGATTTTTGCCAAAGACAATCAGGAAGTTGCCGACTTAAATATTATCACCCGCAAAATTGCCGAGCTAAGTTTAAACCCGGCCGCTGTTGCTCAAGATGGCTTTTTAACGTCACATTTAATTGCAGATCTACAACTACCAGAACGTGAATTAATTGAAGATTTCTTAGGACTACCAGACGATATTATTAATTGCCCAACACCTGCACAACGCATTTTATATGGCGCAAACCGTCGCCGTATTCCAGCCGTGTGGGATGTTGACAAACCCATGATGTCAGGCGTGGTACAAAACCAAGATGCTTATATGCAATCAGTGGCAGGCCAACGACCTTACTTCTTTGATCATGTTGAAAGCTTTACTGACGAATGCATGGATGAATGGCACGAACTTACAGGTAGACGCTACCACCGCATAGGCCAATACCGTTGTGATGATGCCGACTATTTAATTATTGCTCAAGGTAGCGTTATTCATACCGCAGAAGCCACTGCCGACTATTTACGCCAAACTCGCAATATTAAGGTGGGCGTGATCAATATGACCGTATTCCGCCCCTTCCCTGGTGATTTAATTTCTGCCGTTGCCAAGGGTCGCAAAGGCATTACCGTGATGGAGCGTACCGACCAACCTTTATCAGAAGATTTGCCCTTAATTTCGGAAATCCGCAATGCTATGGCCAAAGCTTTTGAAAACGGCCACTCCAAAGAGATCCCGTTTCCTGAGTATGCATCCTATAATAAAGTAACCGATACTTCACCGCTGTATTCAGCCTGTTTTGGTTTAGGGAGTCGTGATTTACAGCCTGAAGGTATTATTGCCGCGATAGAGAATATGCTGCCCGAAGGTAAGCATAAAAAATTCTTCTATCTCGGTATTGATTTCGTACGTAGTAACGCCTTTTCACCTAAACAAGAACTGCAACAACAAGCAGTAGTAGATGCTTATCCAGCGATCCGCGACTTGGCCTTAAAAGGTTCCGAAAACCCAAATTTAATGCCAGAAAATGCATTAACAGTCCGTATGCATTCAGTTGGTGGCTGGGGGGCCATTACCACGGGTAAAAACTTGGCAATGACCTTGTTTGACTTGTTGGATTACAACATCAAAGCTAACCCAAAATACGGCTCGGAGAAAAAAGGCCAACCAACCACTTATTATTTATCCGCCTCACCAGAGCCTATTCGGGTCGCCTGTGAATATGAGAATGTTGATGTTGTTATTGCGCCAGATCCAAATGTTTTTACGCATTCCAACCCATTAGCAGGTTTAAATAAAAATGGCGTGTTCATTATCCAAAGCGATTTGGAAACACACGAGGAAGTCTGGCGTACTTTCCCTAAAGCTTCGCAGCAATATATAGTCGATAAAAATATTAGGGTCGCTTATCTGGATGGTTTTAAAATTGCCCGTGAAGAAACCAGCCATCCTGATTTGCAATTTCGTATGCAAGGCATTACCTTTCAAGGGGCTTTTTTTGAATCCACTGATTTAGCCGAAAATGCAGGCAAAACTAAAGATGAAATTTTAGACGCGATTCATGACACCATTAAAGCCAAGTTTGGCAGCAAAGGCAAACAAGTTGTTGCCGATAACTTCCGCACCGTAAAGCGTGGCTTTAGCGAGACCAAGCACTTACCAGTTGAAGAAATGACCGTGGGTGATGTTGCCCCGTGGGCGCAAAAAGTCGAACACACCGCTCCCTTGATGTTGTTACAAAAACCAGCCAACGACGACCCAGTATCAGACATCCACCGCTTCTTTGAGCAAACAGGGAGTAACTATATTAATGGTCGCGGTAATGACAATCTTGCCGACCCTTTTATGGCGCTCAGTATTATCCCTGCTGCCAGTGGTATTTATCGGGATATGACCCAAATTCGTTTTGAGCACCCAGTATGGGTTCCTGAAAACTGTACTGCTTGTGGTGATTGTTATACTGTCTGTCCTGATAGTGCGATTCCTGGCTTAATTAACAGCGTTAATGAAGTCTTTGAAACCAATATTAAGCGCATTGAAAAAACCGGCAAAACCGTCAAACACTTACGCCGCGCCATTCGTAATGTCGAGAAAAAATATCACACGCTAACGGCAGATAAATCTGAAGGTACGGTATTAGATCCTATTTTCAATAAATCTATCGGCGAAACCATTAAAGAATACCCGGAAGAACAGCAAGCCGAAGTCAGACAAGAGTTTGACTGGTTTAAAGAGGCGATGGGCGACTTTAAATTCGCCATTACCAAGCCTTATCATGATGCCGTCAATAAACGTACCCCGAAAAATGGCGGTTTATTTTCGATCACCATTAACCCGATGACCTGTAAAGGCTGTATGGAGTGTGTTGATGTTTGCCCTGATGAAGCACTAGAACCTGCCAAACAAACCGAAGCAAGCGTACAAACCCTGCGCAATGACTGGGAATATTGGAATGACTTGCCAACTTCCAACCCTAAATACAAACGTATTGATGATTTAGACGAAAAAATTGGTGCTTTAACCACTATGTTATTGGATAAACGCACCTACTCTTCTATGAACTGTGGCGATGGCGCTTGTTTGGGCTGCGGTGAAAAAACTATTATTCATTTATTCACTGGCACCGTGACCTCGTTAATGCAGCCGCGCGTTAAAAAGCAAGTCACTAAAATCGAGCAGCTAATTACAGGCATGGAAAAACATATCCGCCTGAAGCTGTCTGAGAAATTAGATATTAGTGATATTGAAGCCATTGAAGCGGCCATTGATGCGAATAAAAATGTTGATTTAACACTCACCAAGTTAAGCAGCGCCTTAAGTGAAGGTAAAGCAACGAACCCTATCGATTCCAAATGGCTAAAGTGGGCTTCGCAAATTGTCGCCAAATTAAAACATTTAAAATGGCAATACCAGCAAGGCCCAACTGGCAATGGCCGTGTCGAAATGGGTATTACCAATAGTACCGGCTGTACTTCGGTCTGGGGATCAACTTTCCCTTTTAACCCCTACCCTTTCCCATGGGCAAACAACCTGTTCCAAGATGCACCGTCATTAGCAATGGGGGTATTTGAAGGCCATATGGTTAAAATGTCGGAAGGCTTTAAAGCAGTCCGCATGGCTGAATTAGAAATTGCCAATAAATATGATAAAGAAGCACAAGACCACTTTTTTAAATATTTTGACTGGCATCAATTCTCTGAAGAAGAATACCTGCTCTGCCCTCCTGTCGTGACAGTCGGTGGTGATGGCGCCATGTATGATATTGGCTTCCAAAACCTGTCACGCAGCATTATGTCGGGCATGCCATTAAAAATATTGATTTTGGATACCCAGGTGTATTCTAATACTGGCGGCCAAGCCTGTACTTCTGGCTTTATTGGTCAAGTATCGGATATGGCACCTTATGGCAAAGAGTGGAAGGGTAAAACCGAACGTCGTAAGGAAATGAGTTTGATTTCGATGGCACACAGAACGACTTACACCCTACAAAGCTCAATTGCACACCCGAACCATTTAATTGAAGGCTACATTGATGGCTTAAATTATCGCGGCCCTGCCATTTTTAATATTTATGCTGTCTGTCAACCTGAGCATGGTGTTGCTGATGATGCGACCGATATGCAAAGTAAACTGGCTGTGGAATCACGCGCTTACCCGTTAATGACCTATGACCCACGTGAAGATGATACCTGGGAAAAAAGCATGTCCATTAAAGGCAACCCAGATGTCAATAAAGATTGGACTACTTATACATTAAAATTTGTCGACGAATACGGCATTGAAGATACCATGTCAGTACCTCTCACTTTTGCTGACTGGGCAATGACCGAAGGGCGTTTCCAAAAGCATTTTAAATTTGTACCACCGTCCCAATGGAATGATGACATGGTGCCCTTACATGAATTTATTGATTTAGGCCATGATGAAATGGCCGAGCATATTGCTTATATCCATGCGGTACACCCTGATACCAATACTCTGATTCGAGTGGTCATTGATCCTGAGATTGTCCACTCTACTATAGAGCGACGTAATTTCTGGCGTACCTTGAAAGGCTTGGCTGGTGCTGATAAAACAGTTGTTGATGTTGCCGCCATTGCTGCGCAAGCAAAAGCAGAAGTCGCCGCCAGTATTGCAGGTAACTTAATGAGCCTAGCGGGTGGTGATGATGCGGAAGCCTTAGCAAAAGCACTCACTGCGGCACCTGCTGCCAATGTACCACAAGTACCTGTACCAGCAACGGTTACTGCTGCCACAGCAACACCTACAACCGCGAGCCCTGCTCCAGCAGCAGGTGGGCATGAACCTGTTTGGATAGAAACACCTGATTGCACGACTTGCGATGAATGCGTCGAAATTGCACCCGCTATGTTTAAATACAACGAAGAGAAAAAAGCAATTGTAATCGACCCAACTGCGGGAACCTTTGAAGATATTGTTAAATCAGCAGAGAAATGTACAGCGGTCATTATTCACCCAGGTACACCATGGAACCCTAATGAAAAAAACTTGGAAAAACTGATTAAACGCGCGGAGAAATTTCAGTAA
- a CDS encoding oxaloacetate decarboxylase, gamma subunit, with translation MNEKMTQGVELMLTGMGIVFLFLVMLIGAVKLMAYCVATYFPEEASVNTAPNSATPANAVTPVVAAAITGAVHQHRAKKK, from the coding sequence ATGAATGAAAAAATGACACAAGGGGTTGAATTAATGCTTACTGGAATGGGCATTGTTTTCCTTTTTCTAGTAATGTTAATTGGTGCAGTAAAGCTAATGGCCTATTGTGTGGCCACCTATTTTCCAGAAGAGGCATCTGTTAATACAGCACCTAACTCTGCCACTCCTGCAAATGCAGTAACTCCAGTCGTTGCCGCCGCGATTACAGGCGCAGTTCACCAACATAGAGCCAAAAAAAAATAA
- a CDS encoding chromosomal replication initiator protein: protein MSSIWNSCLSRLENEVSANDLNTWIRPLQAQEENDVIKLLAPNQFIISHVKEQFLGKIEDAVYEFSSGQYTVVMEIGTKSIKPAINPNRFKNGPTAKVAPVVNKKRTPNFINTAFTFDSFVQGKSNQLAKAAALQVAENLGEAYNPLLIYGASGLGKTHLMHAIGNAILAKKPDANIVYLHSEKFVQDMVKAFQQNSIEKFKDYYRGLDALFVDDIQFFAGKERSQEEFFHTFNSLIEKGNQIVLTCDKYPKEIEGLEDRLKSRFGSGLPVAVEPPDLETRAAILINKAQLNNVELAHEVAFFIGKRIPSNVRDLEGALRRVMANAQFTGEEITIDFAKEALHDLISLQDKLVSIANIQKTVAEYFKIRVADVLSKSRKQSITRPRQMAMALARELTSHSLPEIGDAFNGRDHTTVINACKRIQSLRASDYKVDEDYANLLRTLSH, encoded by the coding sequence ATGAGCTCTATTTGGAATTCCTGTTTATCCCGTCTTGAAAATGAAGTATCCGCCAATGATCTAAATACTTGGATTAGGCCGCTACAAGCTCAAGAAGAAAATGATGTGATTAAGTTACTGGCACCTAATCAGTTCATTATTTCGCATGTAAAAGAGCAGTTTCTTGGCAAAATAGAAGATGCAGTCTACGAATTTTCTAGTGGCCAGTACACGGTTGTAATGGAGATAGGCACAAAAAGTATTAAGCCAGCTATTAATCCTAATCGTTTTAAAAATGGGCCAACTGCTAAAGTTGCACCTGTGGTTAATAAAAAAAGAACACCTAATTTTATTAATACCGCCTTCACTTTTGATAGTTTTGTACAAGGTAAGTCAAACCAGCTAGCGAAAGCTGCGGCGCTACAAGTTGCTGAAAACTTGGGTGAGGCATACAACCCCTTGTTGATTTATGGCGCATCCGGACTTGGAAAAACGCATTTAATGCATGCTATTGGTAATGCTATTTTGGCAAAAAAACCTGATGCAAATATAGTTTATTTGCATTCGGAAAAGTTTGTACAGGATATGGTGAAAGCCTTCCAGCAAAATAGCATTGAAAAATTTAAAGACTACTACCGTGGCTTGGATGCGTTATTTGTGGATGATATTCAATTTTTTGCAGGTAAAGAACGTTCACAAGAAGAGTTTTTTCATACCTTTAACTCCTTAATAGAGAAAGGTAACCAGATAGTTTTAACTTGTGATAAGTATCCAAAAGAAATTGAAGGCTTGGAAGACCGCTTGAAATCGCGTTTTGGCTCTGGTTTGCCTGTTGCCGTGGAACCGCCAGACCTAGAAACGAGAGCGGCCATTCTGATAAACAAAGCACAGCTGAACAATGTTGAATTGGCTCATGAAGTTGCTTTTTTTATAGGTAAACGTATTCCTTCGAATGTTCGAGATTTAGAAGGGGCGTTGCGTCGAGTGATGGCAAATGCACAATTTACTGGTGAAGAAATTACTATCGACTTTGCTAAAGAAGCATTGCACGATTTAATTTCTTTACAAGATAAATTGGTCAGTATTGCTAATATTCAAAAAACAGTTGCCGAATACTTTAAAATTCGTGTCGCTGATGTGTTGTCTAAAAGCCGTAAGCAGTCTATTACTAGACCACGTCAAATGGCAATGGCACTTGCTAGAGAATTAACTAGTCACAGTTTGCCAGAAATTGGTGATGCGTTTAACGGGCGTGATCACACCACGGTAATTAATGCTTGTAAGCGTATCCAATCACTGCGTGCAAGTGATTATAAGGTAGATGAAGACTATGCTAATTTATTAAGGACTTTGTCGCACTAA